One Gossypium hirsutum isolate 1008001.06 chromosome A08, Gossypium_hirsutum_v2.1, whole genome shotgun sequence genomic window, GATTGGCTTTAgtgtttttttccttttgattttgaTATGCCTTTTGCTTGATTTCATTTTGGATTACTGGGTTTAGTTTCCTTAGATGCTAGATAAAGcatttcattcttgtttttttattcatatttcttattcctagacatatatatatatgcatgcttCAAAATGATTTCTTTTTGTTCAGTTTCTAGTATTTGATCTGAGCTCGGTTAATTTGTACAAGAATCTAAGTGATTCCATTGGCTATGGTGACCGCTTTTTGGTGTTCTTTTAGTTGCCAATCACAGATTTCCAAATCGGCAATGAAACTCGAAGGAATTCGGTGTTAATTTGTGTGCCAATAATGGCAGAATCAGTTGATCAAATGCTGGTTCAGATGCAAAAGGCAAAGGACTTTGGTGGCGATCTTGTTGAGCTTCGGGTGGATTTCTTGAAGAACTTTGTTCCTAGACAAGATCTTGCTATCTTGATCAAACAAGCTCCATTGCCAACTCTTGTCACCTACAGGTAATGATTTATAACCTTTGGAGGAAATAAAAATGGTTGCATCTGTTATCTATGATATTCAGAGAAATTGCTCTGTATATGATCCGGTTGTTGGAGAAATATCTTCCCGTATTAACAACCCGTCTTATGGATAATACATTTTAGACCAAGATGGGAAGGTGGTCAATATGATGGTGATGAAAGCAAGCGGCGAGAAGCATTACGTCTGGCCATGGAATTGGGAGCCGATTACATTGATATAGAACTCAAGGTTGGTCACAATTGctttgaattcttttttttttttagttccaGGAACATgttaataaaattccattttgACTCTTTGAAGGTTGCTCATGACTTCTTCAATTCACTTCCAGGGGAGAGGCCTGAAAAAGTCAAGATTATAGTTTCTTCACACAACTATGAAAGAACTCCATCGGTCGAGGAATTAAGTGACCTTGTTGCGAGGATACAGGCTACCGGAGCTGACATAGTGAAGATCGCAACAACTGCCGTAGACATCATAGACAATGCTAGAATATTTCAAGTACTTGTACACTCCCAAGTAAGTAATCTACCAGAGCTCCCGTTTGCAATTACTTTAATGATGCTTCCTGTTTTACGGAACAACCGGAACTGTTTCTCATTTTGAACATATCGTTTTTCATTATTACTCCTAAGAATTTGTGTTCTTACAATCTTTCCTACGTTGTGAATGACAATGTCAGCTGAATCTGTAGGTTCCAGTGATAGGACTCGTTATGGGAGAGAGGGGTTTGATGTCGAGGATCCTTGCTGCTAAATTTGGGGGATTTCTCACTTTTGGTTCACGCGAGGCAGGACTAGCATCGGCCCCCGGGCAACCAACTGTGAAGGAATTATTAGATTTATACAATATGAGGCTTATAGGACCTGATACCAAAGTCTATGGTATTATCGGAAATCCTATCACTCACAGCAAAAGTCCTCACCTCTACAATGCATCATTTAAATCCTC contains:
- the LOC107936270 gene encoding bifunctional 3-dehydroquinate dehydratase/shikimate dehydrogenase, chloroplastic isoform X1, whose amino-acid sequence is MALESFQLPITDFQIGNETRRNSVLICVPIMAESVDQMLVQMQKAKDFGGDLVELRVDFLKNFVPRQDLAILIKQAPLPTLVTYRPRWEGGQYDGDESKRREALRLAMELGADYIDIELKVAHDFFNSLPGERPEKVKIIVSSHNYERTPSVEELSDLVARIQATGADIVKIATTAVDIIDNARIFQVLVHSQVPVIGLVMGERGLMSRILAAKFGGFLTFGSREAGLASAPGQPTVKELLDLYNMRLIGPDTKVYGIIGNPITHSKSPHLYNASFKSSSFNGIYLPLLVDDVSTFITTYSAPDFAGYSYTIPHKEAGLKCCDEVDPVAKAIGAISCMIKRSTEGKLIGYNIDYLGGIAAIEEELRVSNGATLASGSPLAGKTFVVIGAGGAGKALAYGAYKKGARIVVANRTYDKAKELASKVRGQALTLAELNDFCPVEGMILVNTTPVGMEPRIEETPVSKEALKHYSLVFDSVYTPKLTRLLREAKQSGATIVFGTEMFINQAFIQFEMFTGLPAPKQLIRDVLARTT